In one Prosthecodimorpha staleyi genomic region, the following are encoded:
- a CDS encoding patatin-like phospholipase family protein has product MEGRETPRIDSQGGPATGFRLGLALSGGGVRAAVFHLGVLRRLAEDDLFESVTQISTVSGGSLVIAALVTNAGMQWPGSEQYRSDTYPSLRSMLTGADLLSPRCLGWKGLLRFNLRLLSSRAMVLADLLAERWGVRGNLRDLPERPVWWINATCVETGKNWRFSKREMGDWQFGRHYDPPFRLADAAAASAAVPYAIGALRFELPQQGWYRTDPATRQPLERRDPPHSTVHLWDGGAYENMGLEALFKPGKALIECDFLVCSDASGPLRAPGPGPLGSLWKGHLWSPRLFDVSSDQIRALRSRMLMREVESGTIRAALIRMGNSVRDIDLRAGIRRTQVDYGQYQVDQEATLALLHPTDLQAPSPDLFDRIARHGFEVADATLTAYSPKYFPKTRRWPV; this is encoded by the coding sequence ATGGAGGGGAGGGAAACGCCGAGGATTGATAGCCAGGGCGGCCCGGCGACGGGGTTCAGGCTCGGGCTTGCGCTCTCTGGCGGCGGAGTGCGGGCCGCTGTGTTCCACTTGGGTGTCCTCCGTCGCCTTGCCGAGGATGATCTGTTCGAAAGCGTGACGCAAATTTCTACCGTTTCGGGAGGGAGCCTGGTAATCGCTGCATTGGTCACAAACGCTGGGATGCAATGGCCCGGCTCGGAACAGTATCGGAGCGACACTTATCCCTCCCTTAGGTCGATGCTGACGGGCGCGGATCTACTCAGCCCGCGCTGTCTTGGCTGGAAGGGGCTACTACGGTTCAATCTTCGGCTCCTCTCAAGTAGGGCAATGGTACTCGCGGATCTGCTGGCGGAGCGGTGGGGCGTTCGCGGCAATCTTCGAGACTTGCCGGAAAGACCGGTCTGGTGGATCAACGCGACATGCGTCGAGACCGGCAAGAACTGGCGCTTCAGCAAACGCGAAATGGGCGACTGGCAATTCGGGCGGCACTACGATCCGCCGTTCCGGCTGGCCGACGCTGCGGCAGCGTCCGCGGCCGTTCCCTATGCAATTGGTGCCCTTCGTTTCGAACTCCCGCAGCAGGGCTGGTATAGGACCGATCCTGCAACGCGCCAACCGCTGGAACGCCGGGACCCGCCACACTCAACCGTTCATCTCTGGGATGGCGGCGCCTATGAAAACATGGGCCTTGAGGCTCTGTTCAAGCCCGGCAAGGCTCTGATTGAATGCGACTTCCTGGTTTGCAGCGACGCGTCGGGTCCACTGCGGGCGCCTGGTCCCGGCCCGCTTGGCTCGCTATGGAAGGGACATCTTTGGAGCCCGCGGCTTTTTGATGTGAGCAGCGATCAGATCAGGGCGTTGAGGTCACGGATGCTGATGCGAGAGGTGGAAAGCGGAACAATTCGGGCCGCGCTGATTCGGATGGGAAACTCCGTCCGCGATATCGATCTGCGAGCCGGTATACGTCGCACCCAAGTAGACTATGGTCAGTATCAGGTCGACCAGGAAGCCACGCTTGCTCTCTTGCATCCGACAGATCTTCAGGCGCCGTCGCCTGACCTGTTTGATCGCATCGCGCGACACGGATTCGAAGTGGCCGACGCAACTTTGACCGCTTATTCTCCAAAATACTTCCCTAAGACCAGACGTTGGCCAGTCTAA
- a CDS encoding type II toxin-antitoxin system Phd/YefM family antitoxin: MQKMRVSTADFIKNYGTLADKALAEPVTITKNGRDRLVVLSAEEYERLKRRDRRVVRLEEFTDEEMALIARAEVPPGHEALDDELKDWRP; this comes from the coding sequence ATGCAGAAGATGCGCGTCTCGACCGCCGACTTCATCAAGAACTACGGCACGCTGGCCGACAAGGCGCTGGCCGAGCCGGTCACCATCACCAAGAACGGCCGCGACCGGCTGGTGGTGCTCTCGGCCGAGGAATACGAGCGGCTCAAGCGCCGCGACCGGCGGGTGGTGCGGCTTGAGGAGTTCACCGACGAGGAAATGGCCCTCATCGCCCGGGCCGAGGTCCCGCCCGGCCACGAGGCGCTCGACGACGAGCTGAAAGACTGGCGGCCGTGA
- a CDS encoding tyrosine-type recombinase/integrase, with amino-acid sequence MNVLAPLTSSAPALIAAAGERASYRFLEFFTAQIRNPNTRKAYMRAVGGFCAWLADRGVPSIAAVGSVHVAAYVEELGRTVSAPTVKQHLAAIRMMFDWLASGGVLPFNPASAVRGPKHSTRKGKTPVLSPIEARQLLDGIDPSTPAGLRDRALIGLMVYSFARIGAALAMKVEDVYVQDRRLWVRLHEKGGKRHEMPCHHNLEAWLHAYLDGAGIADDRRGPLFRTLGRGTGQLTRTPLPQANAYAMIRRRAEAVGIETKIGNHTFRATGITAYLKNGGSLEKAAAMANHSSTRTTQLYDRRSEEFTLDEVERVGI; translated from the coding sequence ATGAACGTTCTCGCTCCCCTGACATCCTCGGCGCCGGCCCTGATTGCCGCCGCCGGCGAGCGGGCTTCCTACCGCTTCCTGGAGTTCTTCACGGCGCAGATCAGGAACCCGAACACCCGCAAGGCCTACATGCGGGCCGTGGGCGGGTTCTGCGCCTGGCTGGCTGATCGCGGGGTGCCGTCGATCGCCGCCGTCGGCTCGGTCCATGTGGCGGCCTATGTCGAGGAGCTCGGCCGGACGGTGTCGGCGCCGACCGTGAAGCAGCACTTGGCCGCCATCCGCATGATGTTCGACTGGCTGGCCTCGGGCGGGGTGTTGCCGTTCAACCCGGCCTCCGCGGTGCGGGGTCCGAAGCACTCAACCAGGAAGGGCAAGACCCCGGTCCTGTCGCCGATCGAGGCCCGGCAGCTCCTGGACGGCATCGACCCGTCCACGCCGGCGGGACTTCGCGACCGGGCGCTGATCGGGCTGATGGTCTATTCGTTCGCCCGGATTGGGGCGGCGCTGGCCATGAAGGTCGAGGATGTCTACGTCCAGGACCGGCGCCTGTGGGTGCGACTGCACGAGAAGGGCGGCAAGCGGCACGAGATGCCCTGTCACCACAATCTCGAAGCCTGGCTTCATGCCTACCTGGACGGGGCCGGCATCGCCGACGACCGGCGCGGGCCGCTGTTTCGTACTCTCGGCCGGGGCACCGGCCAGCTCACCCGGACGCCGCTTCCGCAGGCCAACGCCTATGCGATGATCCGCCGGCGGGCCGAAGCGGTCGGGATCGAGACCAAGATCGGCAACCACACCTTCCGGGCCACCGGCATCACGGCTTATCTGAAGAACGGCGGCAGCCTGGAGAAGGCGGCCGCCATGGCCAACCACTCGTCCACTCGCACCACCCAGCTCTATGACCGGCGGTCCGAAGAGTTCACGCTGGACGAGGTCGAGCGCGTCGGGATCTGA
- a CDS encoding 8-oxoguanine DNA glycosylase OGG fold protein yields the protein MLNNMPIVLNQDAFSVLASSQDEHRWRGRPLRPWIQAVGRVPSCELTSLETDHPSREQLTAFCSVSSRDALDLFLAISAWGGMKVRHAQSALSHEEALREALGALRDPALRDRREAYTIFRTARAAGRLPGIGPAYYTKLIFFVRPDLNGYIMDQWTARSVNLLTQQNAINLGKEWNVLDDNTADGYERFCQHIEHIASELDVSPVAAEMRLFSYGGRRPGRWRLYVKGCRRD from the coding sequence GTGCTGAACAACATGCCGATCGTGCTCAATCAGGACGCCTTTTCTGTCCTTGCCAGTTCGCAAGACGAACACCGTTGGCGCGGACGACCGCTGCGACCGTGGATACAAGCCGTAGGTCGTGTTCCGAGCTGCGAACTGACCTCGCTGGAAACAGACCACCCAAGTCGCGAGCAGCTCACCGCTTTCTGCTCGGTATCTTCCCGCGATGCGCTTGATCTCTTTCTCGCGATCAGCGCGTGGGGCGGAATGAAGGTTCGCCATGCGCAATCCGCCCTCTCGCACGAAGAGGCCCTGCGCGAGGCTTTGGGAGCCTTGCGCGACCCGGCGCTTCGTGACCGTCGCGAGGCATATACGATCTTCCGGACGGCTCGTGCCGCCGGCCGGCTGCCAGGAATCGGTCCAGCTTATTACACGAAGTTGATTTTCTTCGTTCGGCCCGATCTCAACGGTTATATCATGGACCAGTGGACCGCACGTTCGGTAAATCTCCTGACCCAGCAGAACGCCATAAATCTCGGTAAAGAATGGAACGTTCTTGACGATAATACAGCTGATGGATACGAGCGCTTCTGTCAGCACATAGAACACATTGCGTCAGAGCTTGACGTATCCCCTGTGGCGGCCGAAATGAGGCTGTTCAGCTATGGCGGTCGCCGGCCGGGTAGATGGCGCCTCTACGTGAAAGGATGTCGAAGGGATTAG
- a CDS encoding ArdC family protein yields the protein MSKERFDIHQAVTDRIVAAIEAGAGSWQMPWHRGAGGRRPVNIASGNAYQGVNILALWVEAQFFGYGSNVWGTYKQWAEAGCQVRKGAKAAHVVFYKQIAVATEDTDSGEDETETRLFARASPVFNAGQVEGYAPPVPPVVGSAEILAGIEAFVAGTGAAIEHGGSVACYIPSRDLVRMPPRETFFATPTSTATEAYYSTELHELVHWTGPKSRCDRDLAGRFRSEAYAMEELVAELGAAFLSADLGITAEPRADHAQYLAHWLTVLKADKKAIFTAASAASRAVQFLHGLQAA from the coding sequence ATGAGCAAGGAGCGCTTCGACATCCACCAGGCCGTCACCGACCGCATCGTCGCCGCCATCGAGGCCGGCGCCGGCTCCTGGCAGATGCCCTGGCACCGCGGCGCCGGCGGCAGGCGGCCGGTCAACATCGCCTCCGGCAACGCCTACCAGGGCGTCAACATCCTCGCCCTCTGGGTCGAGGCCCAGTTCTTCGGCTACGGCTCCAACGTCTGGGGCACCTACAAGCAGTGGGCCGAGGCCGGCTGCCAGGTCCGCAAGGGCGCCAAGGCCGCCCACGTCGTCTTCTACAAGCAGATCGCCGTGGCGACCGAGGATACCGACAGCGGCGAGGACGAGACCGAAACGCGGCTGTTCGCCCGCGCCAGCCCGGTGTTCAACGCCGGTCAGGTCGAGGGCTATGCGCCCCCTGTCCCGCCGGTCGTCGGCAGTGCCGAGATCCTCGCCGGTATCGAGGCCTTCGTCGCCGGCACGGGTGCGGCGATCGAGCATGGCGGATCGGTCGCCTGCTATATCCCCAGCCGGGACCTGGTGCGGATGCCGCCGCGCGAGACGTTCTTCGCCACCCCGACGTCGACTGCCACCGAGGCCTATTATTCCACCGAGCTGCACGAGCTGGTCCACTGGACCGGGCCGAAGAGCCGCTGCGATCGCGACCTCGCCGGCCGCTTCCGCTCCGAGGCCTATGCCATGGAGGAGCTGGTCGCCGAGCTGGGCGCGGCGTTCCTCTCCGCCGATCTCGGCATCACCGCCGAGCCGCGGGCCGACCATGCCCAGTATCTCGCGCATTGGCTGACCGTGCTGAAGGCCGACAAGAAGGCGATCTTCACCGCCGCCAGCGCCGCCAGCCGCGCCGTGCAGTTCCTGCACGGACTCCAAGCGGCCTGA
- a CDS encoding Fic/DOC family protein — MYQAIDDPYCYRGTDVLKNRLGLRDQTALDQFEAEATAQRFAEPFPPGRFSVSHYRAIHRHIFGDVYPWAGRFRSVRIAKGGSMFCYPEHIATEMARVFANQSSLTALRDMPAQRFAAEIAHFLAELNAVHPFRDGNGRTQLAFLALLADHVGHPLDLDRLEPDAVLAAMIASFHGREDRLVELIRGLIR, encoded by the coding sequence GTGTATCAGGCAATCGACGACCCCTATTGCTACCGGGGCACCGACGTCCTGAAAAATCGCCTCGGCCTCCGCGACCAGACCGCGCTCGACCAGTTCGAGGCGGAGGCGACCGCGCAGAGGTTCGCCGAGCCCTTCCCTCCCGGGCGGTTCAGCGTCAGCCACTACCGCGCCATTCACCGGCACATCTTCGGCGACGTCTATCCATGGGCAGGCCGGTTCCGCTCTGTGCGCATCGCCAAGGGCGGCAGCATGTTCTGCTATCCCGAGCACATCGCGACCGAGATGGCGCGCGTGTTCGCCAACCAGTCGAGCCTGACGGCCCTGCGGGATATGCCCGCGCAGCGGTTCGCGGCCGAGATCGCCCACTTCCTGGCCGAGCTAAACGCCGTGCATCCGTTCCGGGACGGCAACGGCCGGACGCAGCTCGCCTTCCTGGCGCTTCTCGCCGACCACGTCGGGCATCCGCTCGACCTCGACCGGCTGGAGCCCGACGCCGTGCTCGCCGCCATGATTGCGAGCTTCCACGGGCGCGAGGACCGATTGGTCGAACTCATCCGGGGTTTGATACGCTGA
- a CDS encoding ParA family protein, with product MKVIALVTQKGGTGKSSLAISLAVATIERGLKSYVIDLDPQATAKNWFERREAEAPEVAAIEPSKVSAALAMLARQKVDLVFIDTAGVDTPATTAAMQAADLCLIPARPSIADIEAARPTVRTLSKLDRPYAFVLNQCPAGRSIRTTDAFRVLSLTGAVAGVSLAMRADHLDALAAGQGVTERDTSGKAASEMRELLTWLINRLEGKTHDEKARVA from the coding sequence ATGAAAGTCATCGCTCTCGTCACGCAGAAAGGTGGCACCGGGAAAAGCAGCCTCGCCATCTCGCTGGCCGTCGCCACCATCGAGCGCGGGCTAAAGTCCTATGTGATCGACCTCGATCCGCAGGCCACCGCCAAGAACTGGTTCGAGCGCCGCGAAGCCGAGGCGCCGGAAGTGGCCGCCATCGAGCCCAGCAAGGTTTCGGCGGCGCTGGCGATGCTCGCCCGCCAGAAGGTCGACCTGGTGTTTATCGACACCGCCGGCGTCGACACGCCCGCCACGACGGCCGCCATGCAGGCCGCCGACCTCTGCCTGATTCCGGCGCGCCCCAGTATCGCCGACATCGAGGCGGCCCGGCCGACCGTACGGACGCTCTCCAAGCTCGACCGTCCCTATGCCTTCGTGCTGAACCAGTGCCCGGCGGGCCGGTCGATCCGCACCACCGATGCCTTCCGTGTCCTGTCGCTCACGGGAGCGGTGGCAGGTGTTTCGCTGGCGATGCGTGCCGACCATCTGGACGCCCTGGCGGCAGGGCAGGGGGTCACCGAGCGCGATACATCAGGCAAGGCCGCCAGCGAAATGCGCGAGCTGCTGACTTGGCTGATCAACCGACTGGAGGGAAAGACCCATGACGAAAAAGCCCGTGTTGCTTGA
- a CDS encoding ribbon-helix-helix domain-containing protein, with translation MTKKPVLLESAMGREAPASPSNVVPMPEPAGQAGKVAKIEKLTVYVPRAAAKRLRQMALDHDRRVNDYLQEAVDMMLAKYGQKSLREFEES, from the coding sequence ATGACGAAAAAGCCCGTGTTGCTTGAATCCGCGATGGGCAGGGAGGCTCCCGCTTCCCCGTCGAACGTGGTGCCGATGCCCGAACCCGCCGGCCAGGCCGGCAAGGTCGCCAAGATCGAGAAGCTGACCGTCTACGTGCCGCGCGCGGCCGCCAAGCGACTGCGCCAAATGGCCCTAGACCACGACCGCCGGGTCAATGACTACCTCCAGGAGGCCGTCGACATGATGCTGGCGAAGTACGGCCAGAAGTCGCTCCGCGAGTTCGAGGAATCCTGA
- a CDS encoding replication initiator protein A: MPNRPVRLDLKPREAFAKLSLHEKNAYLQEVADTFCAQTDRPATELDKNALSRLRRYYSRRVWADLQLPENPTNELDKALQRLGEAMRLSAVRDDVTAALVSSLPGRKTLRTPPADDAQLEFFVPAIYDAPIKDDVNLMDVAPFALSKNVRTGVIQYELKDCIITVEGGAQSGLATAFDYDIFLNMVSYLAEEVRRYRVDDQKGLRPSLPAKVYRPSAAHILKFCRRSDGGKAYLDLEAALDRLTKTTIKIVNLSGGSRRQVDSRPLIGGYQVITKTSSGLPDTIEITIPDWVWLSVVRPDKSLSILTLNPDYFLISSAIGRFIYRLARKAAGKNEARYKVSDLHHRSGSSQELRFFARDLRRFVATTKLFPLPDYDLALTEGRDEMILHMQRRALPAGATSVPGNELPLVES, translated from the coding sequence ATGCCCAACCGTCCGGTCCGCCTCGATCTGAAGCCCCGCGAGGCCTTCGCCAAGCTGAGCCTTCATGAGAAGAACGCCTACCTCCAGGAGGTCGCGGACACGTTCTGCGCCCAGACCGACCGCCCGGCGACCGAGCTCGACAAGAACGCCCTCAGCCGCCTCCGGCGCTACTACAGCCGCCGGGTCTGGGCCGATCTCCAACTGCCTGAGAACCCCACCAACGAACTCGACAAGGCGCTCCAGCGCCTCGGCGAAGCGATGCGCCTCAGCGCCGTCCGCGACGACGTCACCGCCGCCCTGGTGTCCAGCCTGCCTGGCCGCAAGACGCTGCGGACGCCCCCCGCGGACGACGCCCAACTCGAATTCTTCGTCCCGGCGATCTACGACGCGCCGATCAAGGACGACGTCAACCTGATGGACGTGGCCCCCTTCGCGCTCAGCAAGAACGTCCGCACCGGCGTAATCCAGTACGAGCTGAAGGACTGCATCATCACCGTGGAGGGCGGCGCCCAGTCCGGGCTCGCCACCGCCTTCGACTACGACATCTTCCTGAACATGGTCTCGTACCTCGCCGAGGAGGTCCGGCGCTACCGCGTCGACGACCAGAAGGGCCTCCGGCCGAGCCTGCCGGCCAAGGTCTACCGTCCGAGCGCGGCCCACATCCTCAAGTTCTGCCGGCGGTCGGACGGCGGCAAGGCCTACCTGGACCTCGAAGCCGCCCTGGACCGGCTGACCAAGACCACCATCAAGATCGTCAACCTCTCCGGCGGCTCCCGCCGGCAGGTCGACAGCCGCCCCCTCATCGGCGGCTATCAGGTCATCACCAAGACGTCCAGCGGGTTGCCGGACACCATCGAGATCACCATCCCAGATTGGGTCTGGCTCAGCGTGGTCCGCCCCGACAAAAGCCTGTCCATCCTCACCCTCAATCCGGACTACTTCCTGATCAGCTCTGCGATCGGGCGGTTCATCTACCGGCTGGCGCGGAAGGCCGCGGGGAAGAACGAGGCCCGTTACAAGGTGAGCGACCTGCACCACCGCAGCGGCTCGTCACAGGAACTCCGGTTCTTCGCCCGCGACCTCCGCCGCTTCGTGGCGACCACCAAGCTGTTTCCGCTGCCGGACTACGACCTCGCCCTGACCGAGGGGCGGGACGAGATGATCCTGCACATGCAGCGCCGCGCCTTGCCCGCCGGCGCCACATCCGTTCCTGGAAACGAGCTGCCCCTGGTTGAAAGCTGA
- a CDS encoding M48 family metalloprotease, whose product MLVLSAWLGVFVGGIFIGLTAGPFIALGWMFHGLWAVPLFGLFFGALGARGARSAILRSTGTKLLPPDHPVSRMVVQLARQVNLPPPAVGIYPDRDLNAFAAGYDPSGAVVAFTQGLIDQATPRELIAIAAHEVAHIANRDIRRLQFAMSFQNALTWYLAFSMHLQGFMRWMLSTLGEMLVLRLSRQREYWADATAAALIGKEPMIDALRRLGDDPVEPRSNRLAYSRLMIRSNPAEVFSTHPTIANRIRALQDETFLRRLPYMRAAGQPRAPHPVPAARRTIGT is encoded by the coding sequence GTGCTGGTCCTCAGTGCCTGGCTCGGCGTTTTTGTCGGCGGCATCTTCATCGGCCTGACCGCCGGGCCTTTCATCGCTCTGGGCTGGATGTTCCACGGGCTGTGGGCGGTGCCGTTGTTCGGTCTGTTCTTCGGTGCGCTCGGCGCCAGGGGGGCGCGCAGCGCCATCCTGCGCAGCACCGGAACGAAGCTTCTTCCGCCGGATCACCCGGTTTCCCGTATGGTCGTCCAGCTGGCGCGCCAGGTGAACCTGCCGCCCCCGGCGGTGGGCATCTATCCCGACCGGGATCTCAACGCCTTCGCCGCCGGCTATGATCCTTCCGGCGCCGTGGTCGCCTTCACGCAAGGCCTCATCGACCAGGCCACGCCCCGCGAGCTGATCGCCATAGCCGCCCACGAGGTTGCCCATATCGCCAACAGGGATATCCGGCGCTTGCAGTTTGCGATGTCGTTCCAGAACGCCCTGACCTGGTATCTGGCCTTCAGCATGCACCTCCAGGGCTTCATGCGCTGGATGCTGTCGACCCTCGGCGAGATGCTGGTTCTGCGGCTGTCCCGGCAGCGGGAGTATTGGGCGGATGCCACCGCGGCGGCGCTGATCGGCAAGGAACCGATGATCGACGCCCTCCGCCGTCTCGGCGACGATCCGGTCGAACCGCGTTCCAACCGGCTGGCCTATTCGCGCCTGATGATCCGCAGCAATCCGGCGGAAGTGTTCTCGACGCATCCGACGATCGCCAATCGGATCAGGGCTTTGCAAGACGAGACGTTTTTGCGGCGCCTGCCTTACATGCGGGCTGCGGGGCAGCCGCGCGCGCCGCATCCCGTGCCGGCGGCACGCCGCACCATCGGCACCTGA
- a CDS encoding type IV secretory system conjugative DNA transfer family protein has translation MAGKGFDFDFLGEFQRNWNIAQRSWKIGTKWGRMYAGNRARERIREELGREVADAVYEAVAAGRDPGPIINRARKDLAARKEREALLANPPDIHGSATWPTAAELTKFLRPREAFDDPRSILLGAFCEEDSSALVGFVHWDDDGHLMTLAPSRQGKALTTIIPNLLRYRGSVIVLDPKSELYEATSAWRRANVGPVYRIAPFHDDRDPVTRGFPRHRYNPLTRIRTQSDARSLAEQLFPRDPKAPEFFAEDAVAFVTALIMHILDKAPPERAHLAAVRQATALPLPAFEALVGEMAKSGRASVRDAANNVLGKDKGRGVPNLRDTLNTKFSMWSADEIQRVVTGHDFDFEGLKDRPATVYIDVPFDLIEPHAAFIRMLFKSALDAMLRNRTVPKIPVLFLYDEFLSLGPFPEAQKAIRTHAGAGVRFWFFLQNVGDLKANYPNETWASFFNCAVKQYFGIDDDDTAGVVSRMLGPKTVAYRSTNAGANVSVQMGNWETDGSAGVSFSSGESVQFTGRPLLTPDEVQLLLSGWGADGTRESIVKLRGPRAFKAKITVWNESATCRARVGAYRDAGDRTG, from the coding sequence ATGGCGGGCAAGGGCTTCGATTTCGACTTTCTCGGGGAGTTTCAGCGCAACTGGAACATCGCCCAGAGGAGCTGGAAGATCGGCACCAAATGGGGCCGCATGTATGCCGGTAACCGGGCGCGCGAACGCATCCGCGAGGAGTTGGGCCGGGAGGTCGCCGACGCCGTCTACGAGGCGGTCGCCGCCGGCCGCGACCCCGGCCCCATCATCAACCGCGCCCGCAAGGACCTCGCCGCTCGCAAGGAGCGCGAGGCGCTGCTCGCGAACCCGCCCGACATCCACGGCTCGGCCACCTGGCCGACCGCGGCCGAGCTGACGAAGTTTTTGCGCCCGCGCGAGGCCTTCGACGACCCGCGCTCGATCCTGCTCGGCGCCTTCTGCGAGGAAGACTCGTCGGCGCTCGTCGGCTTCGTCCACTGGGACGACGACGGCCACCTGATGACGCTCGCGCCGTCCCGCCAGGGCAAGGCGCTGACCACCATCATCCCCAACCTGCTGCGCTACCGCGGCAGCGTCATCGTCCTCGACCCGAAGAGCGAGCTCTACGAGGCGACCTCGGCTTGGCGCCGCGCCAACGTCGGCCCGGTCTACCGCATCGCCCCCTTCCACGACGACCGCGACCCGGTGACCCGCGGCTTCCCGCGCCACCGTTACAATCCGCTGACCCGCATCCGCACCCAGTCCGACGCCCGCTCGCTCGCCGAGCAGCTGTTTCCGCGCGACCCGAAAGCGCCCGAGTTCTTCGCGGAGGACGCCGTCGCCTTCGTCACCGCGCTGATCATGCACATCCTCGACAAGGCGCCGCCGGAGCGCGCCCATCTCGCCGCCGTCCGTCAGGCGACCGCCCTGCCCCTCCCCGCGTTCGAGGCACTGGTCGGGGAGATGGCGAAGTCCGGCCGGGCGAGCGTCCGCGACGCCGCCAATAACGTGCTCGGCAAGGACAAGGGCCGCGGCGTCCCCAACCTGCGCGACACGCTCAACACAAAATTCTCGATGTGGAGCGCCGACGAGATCCAGCGGGTGGTGACCGGGCACGATTTCGACTTCGAGGGGCTGAAGGATCGGCCGGCGACGGTCTATATCGACGTCCCCTTCGACCTGATCGAGCCGCATGCCGCCTTCATCCGCATGCTGTTCAAGTCGGCGCTCGACGCCATGCTGAGGAACCGCACCGTCCCGAAGATCCCGGTGCTGTTTCTCTACGACGAGTTCCTGTCGCTCGGCCCCTTTCCCGAAGCCCAGAAGGCGATCCGCACCCATGCCGGCGCCGGCGTCCGCTTCTGGTTCTTTCTCCAGAACGTCGGCGACCTCAAGGCCAACTATCCGAACGAGACCTGGGCATCCTTCTTCAACTGCGCGGTCAAGCAGTATTTCGGGATCGACGACGACGACACCGCCGGGGTCGTCAGCCGCATGCTCGGGCCGAAGACCGTCGCCTACCGCTCGACCAACGCCGGGGCGAACGTCTCGGTGCAGATGGGCAACTGGGAGACTGACGGCAGCGCCGGCGTGAGCTTCTCCTCCGGCGAGTCCGTCCAGTTCACCGGCCGGCCGCTGCTTACCCCCGACGAGGTGCAGCTCCTGCTCTCCGGCTGGGGCGCCGACGGCACGCGCGAGTCCATCGTCAAGCTGCGCGGGCCGCGGGCCTTCAAGGCCAAGATCACGGTCTGGAACGAGAGCGCCACCTGCCGCGCCCGTGTCGGTGCCTATCGCGACGCCGGGGATCGAACCGGATGA